The DNA segment TGATCTCCCGGGAGGCCCCGAGAAGGGCGCATCGTTCCATCAGGTTCTTGAGCTCCCGGACGTTCCCGCGCCACTCGTGGGCGCCGAGTGCGATCAGGACGTCGTCCGAAAGCTTCATCTCCGTCTTCCCGTACTTTCGGCAATAGTGGGAAATAAAATTCCTAGCGAGGAGCGGGATGTCCGCCGGACGCTCGCGCAACGGGGGAACGTGAATCCGGATCACGTTCAACCGGTAGAACAGGTCGTCCCGGAAACGCCCCGCTGCAACCTCGGCCTCGAGGTCGCGCGCGGTCGCCGCCACCATCCGGACATCGACCCGGCGGGTCTCGGAGTCGCCCAGCCGCCGGATCTCCCCCTCCTGCAGGAATCGGAGCAGCTTCGTCTGCAGGGGGTTCGGCAGCTCTCCGATCTCGTCCAGGAACAGCGTCCCCCGGGCCGCCTCTTCGATGAGTCCCGCCCGATCCTTCTTCGCTTCGGTGAAGGCCCCTTTCCTGTGCCCGAACAGCTCGCTCTCCAGCAGGGTCTCCGGGATCGCGCCGCAGTTGACGGCGACGAACGGCCTCTCCCGGCGTTTCCCGCCGTAGTGCAGGAGGCGCGCGATGAGCTCCTTCCCGGTCCCGCTTTCTCCCGTGACCAGGACCGTGGCGTCGTAATCCATCACCTTCTCCGCCATCCGCACCGCGGCGTCCATGGCCGGATCGGCGTACAGCAGCTCGCCGGGGCGCGCGGATTTCTCTATCTCGCTCCGGAGGTACTCGTTTTCCGTTCGGAGCCGCTCCCGTTCCGCTGCCTTCCTGAGGGTCAGGAGGATCTCGTCGCTCATGAACGGCTTGGACACGTAGTCGTACGCCCCGAGCTTCATCGCCTCGACCGCCGTCTCCACCGTTCCGAACGCCGACATCATGATCACCGTGCCCGGGATCCCCTTCGCGGTGACCTCCCGCAGAAGGTCGAGGCCGCCCAGGACCGGCATCCGGAGGTCGCAGAGGATGAAATCGAACCGCTCCTCCCCCAGGATCCGGAGCGCCTCCCGCCCGTCCCCCGCCTGGCGGACCTCATATCCCTCCGCGGAGAGAATCCTTCCGAGGGCGTCCCTCAGGGACGGCTCGTCGTCCACCACCAGGATCCGGTCAGCCATCCTTCCCCCCCTCCTCGTGCATCGCGGCCTCCCTTCGCGCCGGCGGAAGAACGACGACGAAGGTCGCTCCGCCCCCCTCCACGCTTTCCGCGCGGATCTCCCCTCCCGCGCTTTCCACGATCGTCCGCGAAACCGATAAGCCGAGGCCGGTGCCCTTGCCGGGGTCCTTGGTCGTGAAGAACGGGTCGAACACGAGCGGGAGATCCTCCGGCCGGATGCCGCTGCCGGTGTCCGAGACCGAGAGGGCGACGCCGCTTCCCGCCCGCGCGCCGGCGGCCCGGAGCGGAATCCCGTCCATCCCGGGCGGATCGGTCGAACGGCGGCGGAGCGCCTGTCCGTGCCCCGGGTTCCACCCTTCCATCACCCACGTCCGCACCGTCATCCTCCCCTTCCCCGACATCGCGTCGACCGCGTTGATCGCAAGGTTCAGGAGAACCTGCCGGAAACGGTCCTCGAGGATCGCGGCCCCCGGGACATCGTCCAGCTCGAGGCGAACCTCGACCTCCCGGAAGAGGTTCCGGAACGAGAGCATCTCGACCGTCCGGCGCACCACCGCGTTCACGTCCGTGGCCCCTTCCCGCCCCCCCGCCGGAGAGGCGACCGAGAGGAGCCCGCGGACGATCTGCTCCATCTTCCGGGTTTCCTCGACGACCTTCCCCAGGCACTCGTCCGTCTCCTCGCGCCCCGGGCGGTGCCGGAGCAGATGCTCCGCGTACCCTCGGATCGCCATCAGCGGACTTCCCACCTCGTGCGCCACTCCCGCGGCGAGCCGCCCGACGGTCGCCAGCTTGTCCGAGCGGAACGCCTCCAGCTCCGACCGGCGCGAACGCTCCTTCGCCTCGAGGATTCCGTCCACCATCTTGTTGAAGGAGGCGGCGAGCTGGCCGATCTCGTTTCCTTCGACCCCCTCGGCGCGAAGTTCGTACTCCCCCGCGGCGATCTTCTCCGACGTCGCCGCCAGACGGCGGACGGGCGCGATCACCGACCGATCCAGGAGGAACCCTCCGAACAGGACGAGCACGCCGACGTCGATCGCCGCGAGCACCATCGTGACGTTCACCAGGGTCCGCACCTCTTCCGCGATGCCGGAGGAGTGGAAACGGACCCGCATCCCCCGGACCCTGTCCCCCGGCGCTCCCCCCGGAACGGGTTCGGGGAGGGAGAACGGCAGCGTCACGTCCACGGTCGGGCTGATCGAAAGGAGGGCGAAGACCTTTTTTCCGACCGGAACGACGGCGGGCCGTCCGTCGGGAGGCCCCTCCGGCAGGAGGTCGATGCCCCGGATATACGGCGTGAGGTACCCGGCGAGATCGGGCCGGGAAGAGGCGGGGGAAAACTTCCCCGAGGCGAAATCGTTCTGGACCGCCCTCCGTACCACTTCGGCCACGGTGACGCCCGCCTCCGCGTGGCGGCGTTCGAGGGCGACTCCGACCGCCTTCAAAGCGAACACGGCGACGAGCGCGAGGGAGGCGGCGGCCACCAGCACCAGCTGGACCAGGACGCCGGCACGGATCGACAGGGGTCGGTTCAGCGGAGCCACGGGAGGGAAATTGCGCTCGGATCTGGTATCATCCGGATCAGAATAGCAAAAACGGGTTCCGGAGGCGAAGGTGGATCGGAAGGACGACCGACGCGGCACCATACTGATCGACAGGGAATTCCAGATCAACCTCGCCTGGCACTACCTGCTCGCCGTCGCGTTCTTCTTCGGAGTGGGACTGGTCCTGGTCTTCCTCCCCTCCGCGTACGTCCTGTTCACCACCGACGACCTGAAGTCGCTCGAGGCCGCCGTCGCCGAATTCTTCGTTCTTCACAAGCGGATCTGGCCCGCGGCGATCGTCACGCTGGCGGGCGTGTTCCTCTATTCGTTCCTGATCGGCCACCGCATCGCCGGACCCGTATATCGGGTCAACCAGGTCCTTCGGCAGCTCCTCCGCGGAGAGCGCCCGGAGAAAGTCGAATTCAGGAGTCCCGACTATTTCCACGAAACGGCGAAACTCCTCACCGAGCTCTCCGGGAAACTTTCGGCGATACCCCCGCGCGAACGGACCGGGAACGACGAACCGTCCATCGGAGAGCCGCGCCCTTGATCGCGCGACGAAGATCCCGGAACCGCGGCTTCACGCTGATCGAGCTCTCGGTGGTCCTCCTGATCACCGGGATATTGGCCGCCCTCGCGGTGTCGACCTATTTCCGCATGATCTCCAAGGCCCGGATGGCGCAGGCCTCGATCGTCCTGAAACACCTCCACAAGACGGAAACCGTCTATTTCAGCGAAAGGAACGCGTACACGGACAACGTGACGGTACTGGACTTCGACCCGGTGCAGTACGACTACTACCGGGTTACCGTCACGGTCGACAACACGGGGACGGATTTCCTGGGGGTCGCGGAAGGAGTGGGGCCGATGGCGGGGGACCGGTGGACGATCGACAAGGACGGAGTCCCGACGCAGGACAACGCGGCAAGACTCAGGTTCTGAAGAGGAACCCCCAGAACGCCCCTCCGGTGAACCGCGCCGCAACCGCTCCGACGCACAGGTACGGACCGAACGGGATCGCCGTCCTCAGGCCGTCCTTTCCACCCCTCATGGCGATCACGCCTCCCGCCACCCCCAGAAGGGAACCGGCGAAGATGGTGACCAGCGCCCCCCTCCAGCCGAGAAACGCCCCGATCATGGCCATGAGCTTCACGTCCCCTCCCCCCATGCCTTCCCGCCCCGTCGCCTTGAGGTACGCCGCGGCCGTCGCGTAGAGGATGCCGGCGCCCGCCGCTGCGCCCAGAAGGCCGCCCTTCCAATCGCCTCCCGGAAGGAACGACATCAGGATCCCGGCCGCGAATCCTCCCAGGGACAGTTCGTCCGGGATGATCCGGTGGTCGATGTCGATGATGGCGATCGGAACCAGGAGGGAGACGAAGAGGAAGTCCCGCGCCATCGGCACGCCCCACCCGTCGACCCACGCGATCCCCCCGAAGGCGACGGCCGTCATTCCTTCCACCAACGGGTATCTCCACGAAATGGCCCCGCCGCACCCGGCGCACCTGCCGCCGAGCGCGAGGAAGCTCGCCACGGGGATGTTCTCGAACGGCCGGATTTCCCTCCCGCAGGAAGGGCAGCGGGACCGCGGCGAGACGATCGACTCCCCCCGGGGGAGGCGGTAGATGACGACGTTCAGGAAACTTCCGACGCACGCTCCGAGCAGGATGGCGGCGAGCGGAAGCGCGACTCCCGTCACTTGAAATCCTTCCGCGAAAACAGAAGGCAGGAAACGATCAGCACGCAGGCGGCGTAGCAGAGAAGGTAACCCGCCGCCCAGACGAGGACGGAAAGCGAATTCAGCGTCCCGTACGCGACCTCGTTCTTCCAATTGAAGTTTTCGAGGTTCGGAAGAAGGTGGAAGAGAAACCGCCCCCCCCACCGCACCGCGACCAGCCGGGAACGCTCGCCGATCAAGTGCAGGTAATCCGACAGATGTCCGATCAGGAACAGGGAGAGGGTGAAGATGGCGCTCAGCACCGGCGTGGTGAAGGTGGAAAACAGGGAGGCGATGCAGGTTAGGAGCACCAGCTCCATGTAGATTCCACCCGACGCGATGAAGATCCCGATCTCCGCCCTTCCTCCGTGCCGGTAGGACAGGTGCACGAGAAACAGCACCACCGCCATGGCCGCGGTCGTGAGGGCCAGCGTGACGCTCAAGCCGATGGTTTTCCCCAGGAGAAACTCGAAGCGCCGCACCGGTTTCGACAGGATGATGTAGATCGTTTTCCGCTCCACCTCGTTGCTGACGAGATGGATCCCGAGGAAGACGGCCATGACGACCCCGAACAGGTGGATGCTGGCCAGCCCGATGTCGGCGATGATCCGTGCGAAGTCGCCCACCGACAGGTCCGCGAGAAAGAAGGTCGTTCCGATGACGAACAGGGCGAAGGCGAGGATCGCATAGAGGATCTTGTTCCGGATCGTCTCCCGGAACGTGTTGGCCGCGATCGAAGCGATCCTCCGGATCACGTCATTTCACCGTTTCCGTCACGTCGGGCCTCCCGACGCGCTGGAGGAATATCTCCTCGAGACTCCGCTTCACCGGTACGCAGGAGAGAATCGAGCACCCCTCCCGCAGAAGGTGGGCCATCCAGCGATTCGCC comes from the Deltaproteobacteria bacterium genome and includes:
- a CDS encoding prepilin-type N-terminal cleavage/methylation domain-containing protein, encoding MIARRRSRNRGFTLIELSVVLLITGILAALAVSTYFRMISKARMAQASIVLKHLHKTETVYFSERNAYTDNVTVLDFDPVQYDYYRVTVTVDNTGTDFLGVAEGVGPMAGDRWTIDKDGVPTQDNAARLRF
- a CDS encoding HAMP domain-containing protein, with amino-acid sequence MAPLNRPLSIRAGVLVQLVLVAAASLALVAVFALKAVGVALERRHAEAGVTVAEVVRRAVQNDFASGKFSPASSRPDLAGYLTPYIRGIDLLPEGPPDGRPAVVPVGKKVFALLSISPTVDVTLPFSLPEPVPGGAPGDRVRGMRVRFHSSGIAEEVRTLVNVTMVLAAIDVGVLVLFGGFLLDRSVIAPVRRLAATSEKIAAGEYELRAEGVEGNEIGQLAASFNKMVDGILEAKERSRRSELEAFRSDKLATVGRLAAGVAHEVGSPLMAIRGYAEHLLRHRPGREETDECLGKVVEETRKMEQIVRGLLSVASPAGGREGATDVNAVVRRTVEMLSFRNLFREVEVRLELDDVPGAAILEDRFRQVLLNLAINAVDAMSGKGRMTVRTWVMEGWNPGHGQALRRRSTDPPGMDGIPLRAAGARAGSGVALSVSDTGSGIRPEDLPLVFDPFFTTKDPGKGTGLGLSVSRTIVESAGGEIRAESVEGGGATFVVVLPPARREAAMHEEGGKDG
- a CDS encoding ABC transporter permease subunit → MIRRIASIAANTFRETIRNKILYAILAFALFVIGTTFFLADLSVGDFARIIADIGLASIHLFGVVMAVFLGIHLVSNEVERKTIYIILSKPVRRFEFLLGKTIGLSVTLALTTAAMAVVLFLVHLSYRHGGRAEIGIFIASGGIYMELVLLTCIASLFSTFTTPVLSAIFTLSLFLIGHLSDYLHLIGERSRLVAVRWGGRFLFHLLPNLENFNWKNEVAYGTLNSLSVLVWAAGYLLCYAACVLIVSCLLFSRKDFK
- a CDS encoding sigma-54-dependent Fis family transcriptional regulator translates to MADRILVVDDEPSLRDALGRILSAEGYEVRQAGDGREALRILGEERFDFILCDLRMPVLGGLDLLREVTAKGIPGTVIMMSAFGTVETAVEAMKLGAYDYVSKPFMSDEILLTLRKAAERERLRTENEYLRSEIEKSARPGELLYADPAMDAAVRMAEKVMDYDATVLVTGESGTGKELIARLLHYGGKRRERPFVAVNCGAIPETLLESELFGHRKGAFTEAKKDRAGLIEEAARGTLFLDEIGELPNPLQTKLLRFLQEGEIRRLGDSETRRVDVRMVAATARDLEAEVAAGRFRDDLFYRLNVIRIHVPPLRERPADIPLLARNFISHYCRKYGKTEMKLSDDVLIALGAHEWRGNVRELKNLMERCALLGASREITRGELMAVWNAAGPGGRAQDAGPAHVVRIPVSPERPDLKGAVRELERQLIRMALERTGGSRPKAAELLGISHPALLYKAKEYGVEGA
- a CDS encoding prepilin peptidase; translated protein: MTGVALPLAAILLGACVGSFLNVVIYRLPRGESIVSPRSRCPSCGREIRPFENIPVASFLALGGRCAGCGGAISWRYPLVEGMTAVAFGGIAWVDGWGVPMARDFLFVSLLVPIAIIDIDHRIIPDELSLGGFAAGILMSFLPGGDWKGGLLGAAAGAGILYATAAAYLKATGREGMGGGDVKLMAMIGAFLGWRGALVTIFAGSLLGVAGGVIAMRGGKDGLRTAIPFGPYLCVGAVAARFTGGAFWGFLFRT